A single Botrytis cinerea B05.10 chromosome 1, complete sequence DNA region contains:
- the Bckip2 gene encoding Bckip2, with protein MAATLPRASRPSYGPPTSALPALPLPKTRKSTSGMQLPTERSEAPSTPRSGLRTPSSSSLQALRSPGLPKVPTSPGVNAAGKSIRKTISINAFPQPPRGGVRTTSLPPSPLSGGAAPGTATSTGESSRRESSEINPTNSGSGKPRKRPTAMANPSTQSAISGSMPTLLNGSGDSISISSGAGARGSDGLLSLPSPPQSRSSSAQDSYSTSVTTTEELGDGFRGREGPDDADKRSSKPAEGKGNVIVSVRVRPDANSQGETSRSDGEWVVDGRKSLVAYRGKEGGDYYYDNVFSQQDNNAKVYDASAKRLVRRVMEGYHGTVFAYGMTGTGKTFSMQGTDKMPGVIPLAITDIFSYIRETPSREFLLRVSYLEIYNEKIHDLLSASTGPATGPGAVQTEEIKLREDSKRGVYATPLKEEIVQSPTQLIRVIFRGDQARKTSSTQFNARSSRSHAVVQIVVESRERIPGGAAMNDNKRGGMSPGGVRVSTLSLIDLAGSERAAETKERRTEGSHINKSLLTLGTVIARLSGNKDKDGKPMDKDGKHLPYRDSKLTRLLQGALSGGSLVSILCTISVGSGASAAGPNSHTSETLNTLKFASRAAANIVSHAKKADEASNGGGDGTTRALLERYRMEIADLKKQLDGQAKAKFIEEDQAQKEEARARHNEQLIEMQLARTALKERIDHLNRLILSSKSTGVNTNGTYSALSMRPRLSMGASNGHMSSMSVRSSMTPSTITLDRANSVSTIGRRASAKRLSGTVSGDHTSMEDDDSVGEYGNGNASLAAQNRALQADLADKTRYCQTLEKRLLHARRSSQSRTSLQFGSKSSIMVGEDHGISNLLRDKDAEIADLRARLDDKDRMLSALRSSARSRDTAERDPRHTLNQGMPMSPVSARESQLYEPGLTSAGGSAKVLPPTVLPPTPLKNSKSVDEMSKMLDEMIQDRIENEQVNKDVRGSMRAGERKRAVSTDPIPGIEPLKSPHLSPTAQPHDSGVVVTDLFKKSEEEDL; from the exons ATGGCAGCGACCTTACCACGGGCTTCGAGGCCTTCGTATGGACCACCAACATCAGCACTACCGGCTTTACCTTTGCCAAAGACTCGAAAGAGCACGAGTGGCATGCAATTGCCCACAGAGAGATCAGAAGCACCAAGTACGCCTAGAAGTGGACTACGAACTCCGTCATCATCCAGCCTTCAAGCATTGAGGAGCCCAGGTCTTCCAAAGGTACCCACTTCTCCAGGGGTTAATGCAGCGGGTAAAAGTATAAGAAAAACAATTAGTATCAATGCATTTCCCCAACCTCCTCGAGGAGGTGTCAGAACAACGAGTTTACCCCCCAGTCCTTTATCTGGCGGTGCTGCACCAGGGACCGCAACATCAACAGGAGAGTCAAGTAGAAGGGAATCATCAGAAATCAACCCGACCAATAGTGGTAGCGGGAAACCTCGAAAGCGACCAACGGCAATGGCCAATCCTAGTACACAAAGCGCTATTAGTGGATCAATGCCGACCTTACTCAACGGAAGCGGAGACAGTATTTCAATATCCAGCGGTGCTGGGGCTCGAGGATCGGATGGCCTATTAAGTTTACCCTCGCCTCCTCAAAGCCGTAGTTCGTCTGCCCAGGATTCATACTCGACGTCTGTAACAACCACCGAAGAACTTGGAGATGGATTCAGAGGTCGAGAGGGACCTGATGATGCCGATAAAAGATCTTCGAAGCCTGCAGAAGGCAAAGGAAATGTTATTGTCAGCGTACGCGTACGTCCGGATGCGAATAGTCAGGGGGAAACAAGCAGGAGTGACGGAGAATGGGTAGTAGATGGAAGGAAATCACTAGTGGCTTACCGTGGGAAGGAAGGCGGCGATTATTACTACG ACAACGTATTTTCGCAGCAAGATAATAACGCTAAAGTATATGATGCATCGGCCAAAAGGCTCGTACGGCGAGTAATGGAAGGATATCACGGTACAGTCTTCGCATATGGTATGACGGGTACCGGAAAGACGTTCTCTATGCAAGGAACAGATAAGATGCCTGGTGTCATTCCTCTTGCTATTACTGACATCTTTTCGTACATTCGTGAAACTCCATCACGAGAATTTCTGCTCAGGGTCAGTTACTTGGAGATATACAACGAGAAGATTCATGACCTTTTGAGTGCTTCTACAGGCCCTGCAACAGGCCCAGGGGCTGTTCAAACCGAAGAAATCAAGCTCCGAGAAGACAGCAAGAGAGGCGTGTATGCCACACCactgaaagaagaaatagtgCAATCTCCAACGCAGTTGATTCGTGTTATATTTCGGGGTGATCAAGCACGAAAGACTTCTAGTACACAATTTAATGCTAGGAGTTCTCGTAGTCATGCAGTCGTACAGATAGTGGTCGAATCTCGCGAGCGAATTCCTGGGGGAGCAGCCATGAATGACAACAAAAGGGGAGGAATGAGTCCTGGTGGTGTTCGTGTTTCTACTCTCAGCCTGATCGATTTGGCGGGGTCGGAGAGAGCTGCTGAAACAAAAGAACGTCGTACTGAAGGTTCCCATATTAACAAGAGTTTGTTGACCCTCGGCACAGTCATTGCCCGATTGTCGGGGAACAAAGACAAGGATGGCAAACCAATGGACAAGGACGGAAAGCATTTGCCATATCGCGACAGCAAGCTTACAAGACTTCTTCAAGGCGCGCTCTCGGGAGGTTCGCTCGTCAGTATTCTGTGTACAATATCTGTTGGATCTGGAGCAAGTGCTGCCGGACCCAACAGTCATACCAGCGAGACTTTGAACACCTTGAAATTTGCTTCCAGAGCTGCAGCAAATATTGTCAGTCATGCTAAAAAAGCGGATGAGGCATCGAATGGAGGTGGTGACGGTACTACTAGGGCTCTCTTAGAACGATACCGCATGGAAATCGCGGATCTAAAAAAACAGTTGGATGGCCAGGCCAAAGCAAAATTCATTGAGGAGGATCAAGCTCAAAAGGAAGAAGCAAGAGCTCGTCATAACGAGCAATTGATAGAGATGCAATTGGCTCGAACAGCTCTTAAAGAGAGAATCGACCATTTAAATAGATTGATCCTCAGCTCCAAGTCCACAGGTGTCAATACCAATGGTACTTATTCAGCTTTAAGTATGCGACCTAGGCTATCGATGGGAGCGTCAAATGGCCACATGTCTTCAATGTCAGTACGCTCATCTATgacaccatccaccatcaccCTAGATCGCGCCAATTCGGTCTCTACCATTGGTCGACGGGCCAGTGCTAAACGATTATCCGGTACTGTTTCGGGAGATCATACATCGATGGAGGACGATGACTCAGTGGGCGAAtatggcaatggcaatgctTCATTGGCAGCGCAGAATCGAGCCTTGCAAGCCGACCTTGCCGATAAAACCCGATATTGCCAGACCTTAGAAAAGCGACTCCTACACGCTCGGCGCTCTAGTCAGTCAAGGACGTCTTTACAATTCGGTAGCAAGTCAAGTATAATGGTGGGAGAAGATCATGGGATCTCCAACCTGTTGAGAGATAAGGATGCTGAAATTGCGGACTTGCGTGCGAGACTTGACGATAAAGATCGTATGTTATCAGCCCTTCGCAGTTCTGCTCGGTCTCGAGACACTGCCGAACGTGATCCTCGCCATACCCTAAATCAAGGAATGCCAATGAGTCCCGTCTCAGCTAGGGAATCTCAGTTGTATGAACCTGGTCTGACCAGTGCAGGAGGCTCGGCGAAGGTTCTTCCACCTACCGTCCTTCCGCCAACGCCcctcaaaaattcaaagagtGTAGATGAGATGAGCAAAATGCTCGATGAGATGATACAAGatcgaattgaaaatgaacaAGTGAACAAAGACGTTAGAGGCAGTATGCGTGCGGGCGAGCGCAAACGAGCGGTATCAACGGATCCAATTCCAGGTATTGAACCTCTCAAGAGTCCACATCTGAGTCCCACCGCTCAGCCACATGATTCTGGTGTTGTAGTAACtgatttattcaaaaagagtgaggaggaagatcTGTAG